Within the Ensifer canadensis genome, the region CAGCTCCCACCCCTGAAACACCCGCGTACCGAGAAACGAGGGAGCCTTGGCCTGATAGCCGCTCCAGTCGATCTTGTGAGCATTGGCGCGCGCCTGCGATAGCGGCAGGCGGCGCTTTTCCGCCTCGTTGCGAGCATGGGCGTCGGCAACCTTGCGATATTCAGCGCGGATCGTCTCGACGTAAGAGCCCTTGGCTTCCGACGACAACAGGCTGGAGACGACCCCGACCGCACGGCTCGCATCGGTGACGTAGACCGTCTGGCCGCGGTCGTAGCGCGGATTGATCTTGACCGCCGTATGCACCCGGCTCGTCGTCGCGCCGCCGATCAACAGCGGGATATCAAAACCTTCGCGCTCGAGCTCCGAGGCAACATGCACCATCTCGTCGAGCGATGGCGTGATCAGGCCGGAAAGGCCGATGATGTCGACCTTCTGCGCCTTGGCCACCTCGAGGATCTTGGCGGATGGCACCATGACGCCGAGATCGATGATCTCGTAATTGTTGCAGGCAAGCACGACGCCGACGATGTTCTTGCCGATGTCGTGCACGTCGCCCTTGACCGTCGCCATCAGGATCTTGCCGGCGCTCTGGCGCTCGCCTTCGCCACCGGCGGCCAGCCGCTCGGCTTCCATGTGCGGAAGCAGAACGGCAACCGCCTGCTTCATCACGCGCGCCGATTTCACCACCTGCGGCAGGAACATCTTGCCCGAGCCGAAAAGATCGCCGACGACATTCATGCCGGCCATCAACGGACCTTCGATGACATGCAGCGGCCGGGCGCTCGAAAGCCGCGCCTCGTCGGTATCGGCCTCGATATATTCGGTGATGCCGTTGACCAGCGCGTGCTCGAGTCGCTTTTCGACCGGCCATTCACGCCAGGAAAGATCTTTCTCCTTGGCCTGGGCGCCGCCCTGTCCGCGATAGCGCTCGGCAATCTCCAGCATGCGTTCGGTCGAATCGGCGCGGCGGTTCAGGACCACGTCTTCGCAGGCCTCGCGCAGCTCGGCATCGATGCCGTCATAGACGGCAAGCTGGCCGGCATTGACGATGCCCATGTCCATGCCCGCCTGGATGGCATGGTAGAGGAACACGGCGTGCATCGCCTCGCGCACCGGTTCGTTGCCGCGGAAGGAGAACGACAGGTTGGAGACCCCGCCGGAGATGTGCACATGCGGCAGCGTCGCAATGATTTCGCGCGTTGCTTCGATGAAGTCGACGCCGTAGTTGTTGTGTTCCTCGATGCCGGTCGCGACGGCAAAGATGTTCGGGTCGAAGATGATGTCTTCGGGCGGGAAGCCGGCTTCTTCGGTCAGCAGTTTGTAGGCGCGGGTGCAGATCTCGACCTTGCGCGCCTTGGTATCTGCCTGCCCAACCTCGTCGAAGGCCATGATGACGACGGCAGCGCCATAGGCGCGGCAAAGCCTGGCGTGATGCAGAAACGCCTCTTCGCCTTCCTTCATCGAGATCGAGTTGACCAGCGGCTTGCCCTGGACACATTTCAATCCGGCCTCGATCACCTCCCACTTCGACGAATCGATCATGACGGGCACGCGGGCGATATCAGGTTCGGAAGCGATAAGGTTGAGGAACTCGACCATCGCCTGCTTCGAATCGATCAGGCCCTCGTCCATGTTGATGTCGATGATCTGCGCGCCGTTGGCGACCTGATCGCGGGCGACATCGAGCGCTGCGGAATAGTCGCCGGCGGTGATCAGCTTGCGGAACTTGGCCGAGCCGGTGACGTTGGTGCGCTCGCCGACATTGACGAAGGGAATGTCTGAGGTGAGCGTGAAGGGCTCGAGGCCCGAGAGCCGCATCAGCGGCGCGACATCGGGGATCAGGCGTGGCGGGTGTTTGGCAACCGCCTTGGCGATCGCGCTGATATGGGCGGGCGTCGAGCCGCAGCAGCCGCCGACGATGTTGAGGAGACCGTCGCGGGCAAAGGCTTCGACCTGGGCTGCCATCTGGTCCGGGGTCTCGTCATATCGCCCGAATTCGTTTGGCAGGCCGGCGTTCGGATAGGCGCAGACGAAGGTGTCGGCGACACTCGAAAGTTCGTCGATGTGCGCGCGCATGGCATTGGCGCCGAGCGCACAGTTGAGCCCGATGGTGAAAGGCTCGGCATGGCGCACGGAATGCCAGAACGCCGTCGGCGTCTGGCCCGACAGCGTACGGCCGGAAAGATCGGTGATCGTGCCGGAGATCATCACCGGCAGTTCGATACCCTTCTCTGCGAACACTTCCTTGGTGGCGAAGATCGCCGCCTTGGCGTTGAGCGTATCGAAGATCGTCTCGATCAGGATGATATCGGCGCCGCCGTCGATCAGGCCGCGGATCTGTTCGGCATAGGCGATCCTGAGATCGTCGAAGGTCACCGCCCGGTAGCCCGGATTGTTGACGTCAGGCGAAATCGACGCGGTCCTATTCGTCGGGCCGAGCGCTCCGGCGACGAACCGGCGACGGCCGTCATGCGCTTCGGCGCGCCTTGCCGCCCGGCGCGCCAGGCGGGCGCCGTCACGATTGAGGTCGTAGACCATGTCTTCCATGCCGTAGTCGGCCTGGGCAATGCGGGTCGAGGAGAACGTGTTCGTTTCCAGGATGTCGGCGCCGGCGATGGCGTAGGAATAGTGGATGTCCTCGATCGCCTTCGGCTGCGTCAGGGTCAACAGGTCGTTGTTGCCCTGCTGATGGCAGGCACAACCGCCGAAGCGATCGCCACGGAAGTGATCCTCGACGAAACCCAGCTGCTGGATTTCCGTGCCCATTGCACCATCCATGATCAGGATGCGCTCGCTGGCCGCCTGCTTCAGCGCCCGCATGACTTCGGAGCCATCCGGCTTGGAGGAAAGGTCGCCGAAAAGGGCGTCGATGGCGGACATGGGAAATCTCCCGTTCTGAAAACGACAAGCAATAGTCAAGTCAATCACATAAAGACATCTTTATGTCAACATATGAACGGATTTAATTTGCCGCAATGACGTTGGCTTGGTAGCCTTGGCGCATGCGGTTTCAGTCTGCGCACAGGAGCGACAGAAAGGCGATTCCGCCTTTTGGGTGAACGCCACGGCAAAGAAAATGGCCCGCCGCGACCGCTGCGAGCCATGCGAATGCCATCAGAAGACAAACTCAGAGCGTTTCTGGCTTAAATTGAGCCGCGGAAACGCTCTGTCGCTTCGTTTTTCCGCATTTCCTGACGGAAAACCGCTTCGCACTTTTCCTGGAAATGCTCTAAAGACGGCCGAGGCAATCCTGCGTTTCATAGATGGCGCAGAGAATATGGTAGAAACTGCTCGCCGGCACCGGTTCGTCGACGAAACTGCCATCTGGTTTCTGCTTGTCGCGCCACAGCCCGGCCACCGGTGTCTCCAGGAACAGGTTGAGTGCCGAAGCCGCCCGCGCCGCCGAGGCGAGATAGCGCTCACGCTCCGCGCCTTCTGTGAGGGCTGCAAAACGAACCGAAGCCTTCAGCCATTCCGTCTGCGGCCAAAGCCGTGCGATCGGGTCGGCGACCGAGAAATCGTCGAAGAGCGTCATGACCGCGACATTGCGGGTCGGGCAGATGCCGTGCGCCTCGCCGATCGCAAACAGCCGCCGCGCCTTGACGATCGCCTCGGCATTGCCGCGCCGCTCGGCCCAGCGCAGCAACAGCCACGCCCATTCGAACAGATGGCCGGGCTCGACGATACGCCCCTTGTCACCCGGGAACGGCGCCCAGTCGTGGTCGAAGAACTCCCGCAACGCGCCGGTACCGCCGTCGATGAAATGATCCATCGCCAGATGCGCGATCTCGTCTGCAAGGTTGAACCAGGCGACGCGATCAAAGCCGACGACCTCCTCGCTCGCCAGGCACGCTTCGAACAGATGCATGTGCGGATTGGAGCAGAGCGGCAGCCGCGACGGATCGTCCTCTTCAAAGCCGATGAGCGGGTGCTTGCAGTGGGCCTCGATGCGTTGGCGCAAACCGTTGCTGCGCTCGATCATTTCCGGCCTGCGCTCGGGGAAGACCTCGGCCAGATAGGCAAAGGCCAGCAACGCGAAAGCCTGATTGTAGAGGTCGAAGGCGGCATCGATGAGGTTGCCGTCGGCATCCGCAAGCGCGCCGTAAAAGCCCGTCGGCTGCAGATAGACCCGATCGAAATAGGCAAGCCCGCCCTCGGCGGCACTCTTCCAGTCGCCCGCCCAGCCGCGCCTGCCGGCCTCGGCGAAACAGTAGACCTGACGCGGCTGCACCCGCGCCCGGCGATTGGCCCGCGTTGGCTCGCCGGCCATGTCGATGGTTTCGGCGAAACCGCCGCCCGTGGCATCGACGCCCTTTTCGCGCCAGAGCGGCAGGGCCCTTTCGGCCAGCCACGCCGACAAGATAGCGGATTGCGAGAAAATATCCTGCGGCAACGGTTCAGCCCTCGAGCTTCAGTTCATCATGGTTCTTGCCGAGCAGCTCGGCCAGCGCCTCGACCACCATGTTGTGGTCCTCGCGCTGCGGCAGGCCGGACACGGTCACCGCACCGATGCAGCCCGTGCCCTTGACGACGATCGGGAAACTGCCGCCATGGGCCGCATATTCGGCATCCGGAAGCCCGAGCTTCGCCTGCAGATTGGTCTGCTGCTTCAACAGCCCGAGGCCGGTCGAGTAGCTGCTCTTGAACAGGCGAAAAACGGTGTTGCGCTTGCGGCGCACCCAGTTCGGATTGTCAGGCGTCGCGCCCTCAAGCGCGGTATAAAACACCTGCATCGAAAACAGCGTGACATCGATGACGACGCCGAGCTTGCGTTCGGCGGCCATGCGGCGCAACGTCGTGCCCAGTTGCCATGCCATTTCCAGGTCGAAACTGTCGAATTGCAGCTCGCGCTCCTGTTGGCCGATGCGCTTGAGATCATTGTCGATATTCATGAAGCCTCCGCTCAATCCTTCCAGAGCCAAGCCGCGCCGCGCACGCCGGAACTGTCCCCGTGCATCGCCTTGCGAACAGGCGTTTCGAAACTGTCGCCAAAGAGGTAGTTGACCACCCGCGGCGGCACATCCTCATAGATCTCGTCGACATTCGACATGCCCCCGCCGAGCACGAAGACATCCGGGTCGACGATGTTGGTCAAAAGCGCAAGGCTGCGCGCCAGCCGGTCGACGAAACGATTGTAGACGCCTGTTGACGCCGGATCGCCGGCCCGCTTCGCCTCGATGATATCGCGACCACGCTTTTCGACGCCGGTGGTCAGGCGATAGTCGAGCTCGACCCCGGTGCCGCAGGCGTACATGTCGAGGCAGCCGTGTTTGCCGCACCAGCATTTGTGGCCGGGATACTCGTCCTTGGTCATCCATGGCAGCGGATAGTGGCCGATTTCGGCGGCGACGCCCTGGTAGCCGGCATGCACCTTCTTGCCGATCGCCAGCCCGCCGCCATGGCCGGTGCCGACAATCACGCCGAACACTGTCTGCGCGTCCTTGCCGGCACCGTCGACTGCCTCCGACACCGCCAGGCAATTGGCGTCGTTGGCGAGCCGCACCTTGCGGCCGAGCGCCTGTTCGAGGTCGCGCCCGAGCGGCTTGCCGTTGATCAGCACAGCGTTGGAGTTGCGCACGATACCGGTGCGCGGATTGGGACTGCCGGGAATGCCGATGCCGATCGATCCTTGTTCGCCCGCCGTCTTTTCGGCGGCGGCAACAAGGCCGTGAACGGCCAGAATGCAGTCGTCATAGCCGCTGGTCGGGGTCGCGACGCGGTGGCGGGCGCGCGTTTCACCATCGCGATCAAGCGCGATGACTTCCATTTTCGTGCCGCCCCAATCAATTCCGATGAACATGTCTGGATCAGGTCTCTGGGTGAAGGTCGCATGAAGGAGCGCCAGCCTCCTCAAGCCGGCGCTGATCACTGCTTAGCATCCGAAAGACGGGAAACACCAGCCCCCGATTTCGGCACGCCTCGGTAGAGGAGGAAACCGGATTGGACAGGCGCCTTCCGCAATCCCCTGCATTCCCGGCACCGCACGCCATGCCCTATTTCGCGAAGGCACCGCGCAAAAACACTTGGCGAAGAGGCCTTGCTTTTGTATGGGTGCTATCCGAGTGGTCCCGTAGCTCAGCAGGATAGAGCACCAGATTCCTAATCTGGGGGTCGCGCGTTCGAATCGCGCCGGGATCACCATCCTTCTCGTCAGCAGGACAAATCACAGGCGCGACGCTCCGCCGAGCCGGCTCTTGCGATGCCGATGCACCCGATGCCGATGTAAGCGATCATGGTTCAGCTGCTTGTGACCTACATGGAAATGCGCACTCGGCCGACTGGCGAGCCTTTGCTGCCGCCTGTCGAGGGCACGGCGTTTGCGCCTGAGCGCTTGGCAGCAGAGGAATTCCTCTCGCTCTACCGCGCAGTCGCCGAACCTTTGCGCTGGGATCAGCGACTGCGCATGCCTGCCGATGAGCTCGATGCCTTTTTGCGCAGCCCGTCGACCGCGCTCTATATCCTGCGGGTGGAAGGCAGTGCCGTCGGGCTCTGCGAATTCGAGCGCGCTGACACTT harbors:
- a CDS encoding AGE family epimerase/isomerase, with the translated sequence MPQDIFSQSAILSAWLAERALPLWREKGVDATGGGFAETIDMAGEPTRANRRARVQPRQVYCFAEAGRRGWAGDWKSAAEGGLAYFDRVYLQPTGFYGALADADGNLIDAAFDLYNQAFALLAFAYLAEVFPERRPEMIERSNGLRQRIEAHCKHPLIGFEEDDPSRLPLCSNPHMHLFEACLASEEVVGFDRVAWFNLADEIAHLAMDHFIDGGTGALREFFDHDWAPFPGDKGRIVEPGHLFEWAWLLLRWAERRGNAEAIVKARRLFAIGEAHGICPTRNVAVMTLFDDFSVADPIARLWPQTEWLKASVRFAALTEGAERERYLASAARAASALNLFLETPVAGLWRDKQKPDGSFVDEPVPASSFYHILCAIYETQDCLGRL
- a CDS encoding ROK family protein, whose amino-acid sequence is MFIGIDWGGTKMEVIALDRDGETRARHRVATPTSGYDDCILAVHGLVAAAEKTAGEQGSIGIGIPGSPNPRTGIVRNSNAVLINGKPLGRDLEQALGRKVRLANDANCLAVSEAVDGAGKDAQTVFGVIVGTGHGGGLAIGKKVHAGYQGVAAEIGHYPLPWMTKDEYPGHKCWCGKHGCLDMYACGTGVELDYRLTTGVEKRGRDIIEAKRAGDPASTGVYNRFVDRLARSLALLTNIVDPDVFVLGGGMSNVDEIYEDVPPRVVNYLFGDSFETPVRKAMHGDSSGVRGAAWLWKD
- a CDS encoding GNAT family N-acetyltransferase; this encodes MVQLLVTYMEMRTRPTGEPLLPPVEGTAFAPERLAAEEFLSLYRAVAEPLRWDQRLRMPADELDAFLRSPSTALYILRVEGSAVGLCEFERADTSDVELTHFGLIPQAQGRRLGPFLLDGSLRAIWDRAPDRVWLHTDTWDHAKAQDTYRRAGFGIFMQRLEEFSV
- the metH gene encoding methionine synthase, with protein sequence MSAIDALFGDLSSKPDGSEVMRALKQAASERILIMDGAMGTEIQQLGFVEDHFRGDRFGGCACHQQGNNDLLTLTQPKAIEDIHYSYAIAGADILETNTFSSTRIAQADYGMEDMVYDLNRDGARLARRAARRAEAHDGRRRFVAGALGPTNRTASISPDVNNPGYRAVTFDDLRIAYAEQIRGLIDGGADIILIETIFDTLNAKAAIFATKEVFAEKGIELPVMISGTITDLSGRTLSGQTPTAFWHSVRHAEPFTIGLNCALGANAMRAHIDELSSVADTFVCAYPNAGLPNEFGRYDETPDQMAAQVEAFARDGLLNIVGGCCGSTPAHISAIAKAVAKHPPRLIPDVAPLMRLSGLEPFTLTSDIPFVNVGERTNVTGSAKFRKLITAGDYSAALDVARDQVANGAQIIDINMDEGLIDSKQAMVEFLNLIASEPDIARVPVMIDSSKWEVIEAGLKCVQGKPLVNSISMKEGEEAFLHHARLCRAYGAAVVIMAFDEVGQADTKARKVEICTRAYKLLTEEAGFPPEDIIFDPNIFAVATGIEEHNNYGVDFIEATREIIATLPHVHISGGVSNLSFSFRGNEPVREAMHAVFLYHAIQAGMDMGIVNAGQLAVYDGIDAELREACEDVVLNRRADSTERMLEIAERYRGQGGAQAKEKDLSWREWPVEKRLEHALVNGITEYIEADTDEARLSSARPLHVIEGPLMAGMNVVGDLFGSGKMFLPQVVKSARVMKQAVAVLLPHMEAERLAAGGEGERQSAGKILMATVKGDVHDIGKNIVGVVLACNNYEIIDLGVMVPSAKILEVAKAQKVDIIGLSGLITPSLDEMVHVASELEREGFDIPLLIGGATTSRVHTAVKINPRYDRGQTVYVTDASRAVGVVSSLLSSEAKGSYVETIRAEYRKVADAHARNEAEKRRLPLSQARANAHKIDWSGYQAKAPSFLGTRVFQGWELDELARYIDWTPFFQTWELKGVYPKILDDEKQGQAARQLFEDAQAMLAKIIAEKWFAPKAVVGFWPAGTVGDDIRLFTEETRGETLGTFFTLRQQLSKRDGRPNVALSDFVAPVDSGSRDYLGGFVVTAGIEEVAIAERFERANDDYSSIMVKALADRFAEAFAERMHEYVRKELWGYAADETFSPQDLVGEPYAGIRPAPGYPAQPDHTEKETLFRLLDAEKAIGVTLTESFAMWPGSSVSGLYVGHPEAYYFGVAKVERDQVEDYAGRKRMPVREVERWLSPILNYVPMPEAEAAE
- a CDS encoding heme-degrading domain-containing protein → MNIDNDLKRIGQQERELQFDSFDLEMAWQLGTTLRRMAAERKLGVVIDVTLFSMQVFYTALEGATPDNPNWVRRKRNTVFRLFKSSYSTGLGLLKQQTNLQAKLGLPDAEYAAHGGSFPIVVKGTGCIGAVTVSGLPQREDHNMVVEALAELLGKNHDELKLEG